Within Populus trichocarpa isolate Nisqually-1 chromosome 6, P.trichocarpa_v4.1, whole genome shotgun sequence, the genomic segment tagtttgcaagttgatttattttgatatacatatacatatcaTCTTGGCCATGTATCATGGAAAAGAGAAAACAACCAGGAGTTATGTATTCTAGCACATTATCATCAATGCCTTTCTAAAGGAAACAATATCCACACGAGCTGTAAAGGAAATCGAGCAAACACATCAACAACCTGAAAATTAAGCTTCAGTTACTCCAATTCGATCGAGAATTGTCTGTATGTTCTCATCAATCAAGTTCATTTAGATTCATAGTCTATCAGTCTCAAATGCCCTAACCAACGCCTTTACCTTGTTCTTTCTCTCCTCAAGTAGCTTATTCTTAGTCTCTTCGATCACATCATTGTATGCAGCATGAGATTCCTTTTTATTGCCTTGTACCACTTGCTTCTTTTGTGGCGAAACCGTGTAGGGTCAGAAAATAAAGGATTTGGCAGCATGGTGACTTTAGAAGTAGAGATAGGAGTATCAACTGGTTTGCAAGAGGTCATACCCGCCCGAGTGAAGATGTCAAGAATATACTTATGCTGGTATAACATTAGACCCATAGCAGTGGGCTGAACCTCAATGCCCAAAAAATAGTGAACGACGcctaagtcacgaagcttgAACTCTTAACTCAGTAACTATATTAGGTGGTGAAACATAGCTGAGTTGCTACCCGTAagcaaaatatcatcaacataaacttGAAGATAAAAGATATCAGCACTAATAGACAAGATAAATAAGAAGGTGTCAACCTTGGAAGCATGAAAGCCATTTGAAATTAGAAAATCACTCAAACGAGTGTACCATGTCCGTGAagcctgttttaaaccatataaagaTTATGCAACTGGCACACATGAGAGGGAAGAGTAAagtcaacaaaacctggaggttgtCTCATGTAGACCTCTCCGGCAAGAACACCATTGAGGAaggcattatgaatatcaagttgATGAATATTTCAATTACACGAGACCGCAATGGAGAACACTAATATGATTGTCGCGTGCTTAACAACTGGACTGAAggtttcagaataatcaatgCCTTCATGTTGAGTAAAGCCTCTAGCCATCAAACATGCCTTATAGCGCCCAACACTGCCATCCACATGGTGTTTTATCTTGTACACCCATCGGCAACCAATAACATTCATCGAAGGAATAAAATGAACCAAGGACCAGGTGTTATTAGAGCGTAAAGCCTGAATTTTATCATGCATAGCACCATGCCATGCCTCATACCTGTCAGCATCAGAGAATGTAAGGGGCTCACAAGCAGGAGAAGACAATACCCAACAGTTGGGTGCAACAAAGGCTGCTGTAAACGCTGTTAGAATAGCAGTCTTCGGCAGCCGAGGATGAAGAACCATCGGATGTTGATGAGCAGCAGACCGAGGGGCAGAATGATCTGAACTGGGGAGATGCTGAAGAGGATAAGATGAGAGATCAACAAAAAGTTGCAGACCTGCAGGAGAATCAGAGGAAGAATCGGAGCTCACATCAGCAGATGCAGGAGAACTTGCTGCAGAATCAGAGGAGGCTACAATGACAGACTTGGAAATATACGACCCTAAAGGAGGTGAACATGTTCCTGCATAATGATCATTAGAGAAACATACAGATGGTGACATGGGGGTAGGGCTAGGTGGCGGTGGTATGGCGGCAGACAGGGATGTGGAACGGTGGGGCTGAAGGTGTGGCACAGCGGCTGTGTGAGGTGTTTGGCGGGTCAGCCGAGAGAAAGTCGTGGGAGGTGATCAAAGTGAGCAAGTGTGTGGGTTGTAAGGGAGTGGTTGGGGGTTAAGCTAGGTGTTCAGAGTTTGTAAAAGGAAAcacattttcatgaaaaagaaCATAACGAGAGACATATATACGTTGAGAGGCGAAATCAAGAAGAAGTCTGACAATCTACCATAAGATGCAGGACGTCcatagagagagaggagagtaacGCGCTTAAAATAAGCTGATTCTATTGCTTCCAACGAAGAAAAGAGGGGTTGATTACCAAAGAAGAACCATCAAAACAGTCAGAAAACATGACAGCGAGGACACGATACTGAGCCATCGACAAAGTGGAAAACATCTTGACCAAGAAGATATGGCTTCATCTAAATTCACCAATAGAGATAGTTGGTGGTCATAAGCTTTAATAAGACCACTTGATGAGTGTTGGACAACGCAACGATAGAAGGAGTTGTTGTCCCTATGATGTGAAGAGGGACGACAGAAACATGGGAGAAGGAACTATGGTTCTGCTCTGCTGGTTGGGGCTACTAATGGTGGGAGAAGGAACTAGCAGCAGCAGCTTATGAGTGGTTGGTTGGCCGGGCTGCACCACCGGTTTGGTTAGGGGAGAAAGCGGCGGCGACAGCAAAGTCCATttaggagagggagagaggaggtCGGCTATaggaaagagagggagagaagagttCTCACGGcagaaggctctgataccaagttgagaataattgggaGGTTTAACCTATTGGTTAGCCAACCTTGTCAATGTATATGTGTAaagcaatatacaatagtaatggtaaGGTTACAAAACAAGAGCATGActacaatatttttctatatagtatggctaaaatattttctatatagatACATTAATagattataatacaaatattggTTGGACATTATTGGAATCGTGTAATCATCCTACGTCCATATGATCAAAATTAATGTTGATCAGAccaatttgaattttcttttctttttctgatatcttttcttttggttttttattatacGGTAAAATGCATCTTCAAGTTGATTTGAaccacaatttaaaaaagattcttctttaagggtcaATTCTTCTTATCGATATaatacattcaattttttttaataaatcttatTATTAGTGGTTTTGAGATTAAAATTCCAAAGGTTAAGAATAAAGCaagcatttttaatatcaagtaaATCTTAATACCTCATGCGTTAGAATATATTCGgggttttattaaaatatattcgaaaacctaaaggtttttttattaattaaaaaaatcaattttagaataaaaacatttataaaaacgGAGCATAAAACTAGGAGGAAAAAAACACTCTCTATAAAGGTGTGTTTGcaccgtgtttttttaaaatttgattttttttatttaaaataaaaaaattatgttttcaaatctttttaatgtgctatatgaaaaataatttttaaaaaataaaaataatttattttaatatatttttaaataaaaatattttaaaccgtcAAAACCCgtataatctcaaacaaatctTAAAGCTAGATAAATAAATAGGTACACGTCGAGATACACGAGTCACACAACAATGATGAATTGCGGGACTAACAAACAAAGCACGCGGGACCAATCAGAGGTTAACATAGTGCTGAAATTTATGGATTGTGATTATTTAAGATtttggtaataattattttttaaaataatttttaattaaaaatttattaaaataataaatttttatttttaaatttttattttaatattaacatatcaaaataatttaaaaatatatataaaaaaataattttaaaaaaataaaaattatttataaagcaAGCACATCAAGagctaaaagtttattttagataaaagtAGTTAAAGCACTGGCAAcctttatatattaaaaagaaaaaggtaaatatatttctaaagctaaagttttattttaggaaaaagTAGTTAAAGCATTAGCAACCTTTACATATCTTAAGAAAAAATGGCAGTGGAGTGCAGGACATGTCTAAAGCTAAaactttattattgtttttttaagtatagtaataattatttatcaaagtatttttatttaaaaatatataaaaataatattttttatttttaaaaattatttttgatattagcatatcaaaacattcaaaaacaccaaaaacaaattaatttcaaacaaattttttttaaaattacaaaacacaGTCCATATTGTAAAGTGAAGCAGCACACTAGTGACATCGTCAGGCTGCATTTATATATGATACATTATTCAGTGAGCTTTTTCTATTcaaacatggtatcagagcaaacATACATGACAGTCTCATCTCCTTCTgcctaaatttattatttaatgagtAATTGAGTCTTCCGGAAAATAATATCTTACCGGCGGCTGTACACTTCTAAACTtgtcttcaaaaaaataaatttatttgtgcGATCTTCAATCACCTACGCGTATGATAGCTATGAAAAAGATAAAGTAGGATTGTTTTATCGAGTCCAGCTACCACTATAATTGCATTCcatcattttctcttctttccctgCCTCTCTACTTTCTTCTATATTGTGGATGGGTGGGACTGGAAATAGGAAACGGCACGGGGTCTCCTGTCCTTCAAAAACAGGATCAAAATCCAATAATGGCGGATAAAAATAATGCAGATCCCGTGGGTCAGGATGTTGACATATATAGTATACTGAAAGATATTCACatgcaaaaaaaccaaaagaattgTCAGAATTATATTTGGCCAGGTATTCCTTTCCAAAAGATCCAAGTTGAGAAACACCAGATCCGTCATCAGACAGGACGAGTATTGGTTTCACGGTGGAGGGCATGTGGAATCTCTAGGATCGAATAAGAGCCTGGATATCAAGGATCAAGGCTAAATGGGAACGAAACGGAGAAACATCACTAATAACACATTGATTTTCCATCATTTCCATAGACTTGCCTCCATCAAGCGAAGTAGCTGctggaaaacatttttgaagCTCTAGAAATGGGGATTCTGCAGACAGAACTGTTTCACAGATGAAAGAAAACGAGTTTTGCATTTCTAGAATCTTACGCCTAATAATGAAATATCACAGGCTAGGTTTCACATTCTGTATTTCTGTTGCTTTCTCAGCAGTCAGAAGAGAGAGCAAATCCTGAATCCTAACACTATTAAGACACATTGCTTTCTGAAGTCAGTTGCTTTCTGTACAGAGCATCTTAAATTTCGAATTATAGGACTATAAATTGTCTGTCTACACAAAATCTTTACATTATGAAAACTaattgatgtgttaaagaattaATGAAAGAGTCAGGCACCAAGGGAATCTCAATTATTTAAACAATGATGGACGCACACGAAACCAAGTTAATTGGACTGCACTCAACTATGTTAGTAGTTCCTCGGTTTGCTTGTAAGAAATCAATCACACCAAATTAAATCTGAAGAATTagttaaagaaaatcaaagaacaTAAAGATAATTGgttaaaactaaaatgaaaatagcAACACAATGTTCTCATTTCCAAACATAAGGTGAAGAAACAGAAATTATTAAGCACTTGCAGAAAACACAGCCGAAAAGGTGACAAACATAAACACAGTTGGTGAAATCCATGAGATTGATGTTGCTTGTCTTATCGATTCACTCACAGCAAATGAGGAACAAGTTATGAATAGCAGCTTTCCATTAACATTCTCAGAGATCACATCAGAATGTATCAGTACAAAAGTACAGATCCTTGCACTTCATTTGATGAGTGAGTAGGTACAAGTTTGTTAAGATTTGTATAAGAAAAATAGTCGAAACTAACTGCATTCGTCATGGAACCAAATCAGAGCCTAGGAACATTCCTGCAGATTTAAACTTCACCAGGTGGCTTTATAGTGAAAATCATCTCTTGCAATGTATATCAGACAGTCGTCATCAAGTGATCTAATTGATTCCCTGCCAGAGACAAAAGTAGAGAAGATAAATAATGGAATTACTTGATTCCTGCAGAGAGAGGGTAGTGGGGTGAGAGATTACTTGATATTGTCCatagatcaaaatgaaacaacTTATACTTGTTTTACTATCAATATGCAGAACTGTCTTCTTCTGTAGATCGGCCTTATCGATCATCTACAGTGAGACCCTATGACAATAACCTATGCCAGTAACggctttcctttttgtttaattgagaaggctttcctttttgtagttACTATCatttaattgagaaattttgggaaatttgttattttcttgggGGCTGAACCCCTCTCCCAGTTAATTGAGAAATGTTACCaacttttaaagtaaaaataataattttatcatatgaGATTTgtggataataaaataaataaatacagagTGAGAGCGGGTGTGTGGagtaataataaaagaaattaaattaaggaaggaaggaagggagAGGTTAAAAAcctttgtatttattatttaagattaaagatgaaaatgcTCGGTTAAATAATATCCGTACGGTTAAATGCTGCACGGTGAAAATGCTCTAACcatcaaatatgaaaagatgAGACTTGTGGGTAACaaaatagatagatagatagatagatagagagagagagagtatggagtagtaataataataataataataaaagaaattaaattcagGAAGGAAGAGGTTAAATACcttttatatatgtatgttCGGTGAAAATGCTCTAATACTCATTACAAAGGAAAGAGtatggaataataataataaaaaaaaataataataataaatgaagggAGAGGTTAAATACCTTTCATATATGTTCGTTGAAAATGCTCTAATATTCCTTGGTATCCTCCACCCTTTACATAGCGACCCTCCATTTGAATGTAGTGCCCATCAATTACAATATGTTTAATGATAGGCCATTCCAACTCGCTCTCCTTTCCCATCCTCCTGTTCTTCCGCTCACCTCTTCACTGCAGCCGTCGATTCTTAAGAATTGCAAAGAGGGAAGGTAGGGTATCATCCCTTGAGACTCAGATAGCTGTCCAAGAGAGGAGAGATTTTGCAGCCCCACTTCTGGAAGAGATTCCATATCATCAATGAAATAAATACCTAGTTCCTTCAATTTTCCCGTCTTATTTTTAAGGAAGAAAGACGTGGAAAACAGAGCATTCTCAACCCTTCTTCTACTGTTGACTCATCTCTACTCTTCTTCCACCATCCCTTCAGTCTAGGACAATAAAAGATACGAAGTTCCCTTAAAGATGGGAAAAACACTCCTCTCCCTCCAACCCCCTCACTATCTATGTACTCCAAACTTTCCATATCTGTCAGCAACAAATCTTCAAGAGAAGGGATTCCATCTAAGGGAGGGATATGCTCAGGTCTTGTACAATTTTCTAGATGAATCCTTACCAGATTTGAGAGATTTGAAAGCCAACTTGGAAACCTCATACCTCTATAGCCTACCACTTCCAACTCTTGAAGATTCAAGTTTGGTTGGAGGCTTTGCAACATTTtatcatacaaattaatatctGAATCACTTAAATGAGAACGTGTAGTTACCACTATCTTACTTCCTACTGCATCACGTGATAAAAACTCCTTCAACCTATCCCATTTTTCACCATCCAGACCATCCTCACCATCCCACACATCATCTAATACAAGAAGATACttcttttttcctattttctAGTCATCTAGTCTCTCTCTGAGTGCTTTTACTCTATGACCCATCCGTAAACCATACACAAATTGGTTTGATCTTGAGAACAAAAGGCGTACCTCCCTCGATACTCTTTTCCCAGGCATCAACTGTTTCCGCACAACTTGTGTTGAGAAATCGTCCAGCAAATCCTCTGCATCATATACAGCTTCATGAGCCAGTCTTCGATTTGATGGTTCTGTTTTTGTGCCTGCTCCTCAGCGTCTTGAATCACAACCTTAATCCTGGTAACTGTCTCATTGAGCTTCCGCAATTGATCTTGAGCCCCCGCCATAGTGCAACCTCCTGGactgttttaaaaaatcaatcattacaAGAAACTTCATTTGTTCTTTTGGAGTTCAGAGCTACTCCTCATTTCATGGACTGCTCAGAAATCATAAAGCTGTAGCTAGAAACAAGTTCAATAGCAACATATTAAAGGCATAAGAGCTTTAAAGGGGTGGTTAATGAAGATTAATCATTTTCTAGGTTCAAATACTGGAATCAAGATGTTTCATGTAGGGAAGCCATAATCTTTGAAAACGTACATTGCTATTATATCCAGCCATAATTAACTTTCAATTATGTTTAGGATAAAATTTAGATGTTTAGTACGCTAATGCCTTTAGTTAAAGGATAGGCCACCAAAGCTATAAATCATGGCTTCTCTTTTTCATGGGGGCTTCGGCATGGTGCTTCATTATCTGTTCactgaaacaaatcaaaagaagcaAAATGCCTAGTAGTAGTGAATATGGAACCCCCCCTTAACTATATGATCAAAAGAGATTTCGATGCGCTTTACTCAGGTAAAATAAATTCCAAACTGTCCCAAACACTCCAGGTATCGAAAACTCcaaatcaatcctttgattcgACTGCACTCAACTAGaactttctttgctttaaaaaatcaatcagaCCATAATCTTTGTTCTTTTAGAGTTCTAAGCAGCGTGTCATTTAGGAAtctaaacaaaacatcaaaatgtTGTGAAATTCTATATATGATTTAGCGATAACACACATGTCCAGATCCCTGCACTTAAGATGTTAACatggaaacaaataaatatctaCAGGCTGTTCTGTTAATATTcaaaagaaggaacaaaatAACTCGCTACAGCATTGCAGACTGGGTAGCATTCAAAAATACTGTGAATTTCATCAGGTTGCTTTGTAGTGAAACTCGTCAATTGTAGAGTATATTAAACCTTCATCCTCAAGTGATCTGATAGATTCCCTgaccaagacaaaagaaaaggccAATTGAAGGACTTACTTGATAATGTAGAGTGAGAAGGGGAGAGAGAGGTTACTTGATCTTCTCCATGGGAAGTTTCAGCTGTTGGCAAAGTTCATCCATGGGCATCCCTTTTTCCTGCCCACTGCAACCAAGAACCCTTCTCAACATTCGTAAAGGAACTAAACGTAAGTTCAGTATTAgcagattaaaatttaatagcaGTCAGAATAGTGTTTGCAAAACATGGCTAACTATTCCAAGCAACGCTGCAAAACTTAATTGTCCATAGCAGTCAGGACAAACTGCatgtgtttgttaaaaaaagaaaccaaaagaaaaaaattaatggatggGATAGAGTGACAACTAAAAAGAACATCTTTCCATGACATGGGACAGAGTGATGTTTTAAACAAATAGAACTCCAATGAAATAAGGAACAATTCCAAATTAGCAGCCTACAGCTGGAGGACAGAAGAGAGTGAGAACCATATAGAACGCAATCAAAGGTACTACGGAGGCACTAAGAAAGGGCAAGGCAACCACAGACACCATCAGATTTCAAGGAGAAAGAAGCTGCGTGGAGTAAAGAGTTTAAATGTTCCACTCACATGCTTGAAGACTGTTGCAGACGCTCAAGGACCAATTGATCACAATCCTTTAGCCCATTAACATCAAATTGCTTGGACattgaaaaaaagtttatatttgAAGCTGTCCCATACCAGGTTTGATGTGAATGTCTGACCATTGATCCGCACAGGAGTGTTCATTGATGATTCAACCATACGAAGCTGAGTTGAAGCTCCACCCTGCAACTTCAGTTGAAACAAATTCACACAACCAACTGTTGGGGATTTCCGactcccccatgcgcggaccggtggtgtactgataattgctcaaaggaggctaagcacactgacacaatattttacgtggttcggcaaaaccgcctacatccacgggagagagtccatattatttagagatagagaaaggattacaacacaATACATgaaggaggaggatcacttcactcaaactcaactcgcAGCTctcttgctgcacttgcagctgctgccattgcagccctTCACTTTCACTCTACTCTCTTCACATTCTCacagctctctctctctgtttgctCTACTCTCttgctgcctatttataggcaagaatggtgccaccagctccagctcttcttcaacaaaggtggctgccaactccagctcttcttcaacaatggtggctg encodes:
- the LOC18100726 gene encoding replication protein A 32 kDa subunit A codes for the protein MVRHSHQTWYGTASNINFFSMSKQFDVNGLKDCDQLVLERLQQSSSIGQEKGMPMDELCQQLKLPMEKIKESIRSLEDEGLIYSTIDEFHYKAT